A genomic stretch from Myripristis murdjan chromosome 12, fMyrMur1.1, whole genome shotgun sequence includes:
- the dab2 gene encoding disabled homolog 2 isoform X1, translating to MSTEVENSTPVAADPSAPSPPAASTSASPPTSPAIATSKTTFRKEKKKVPEKTDEYLLGRFQGDGVRYKAKLIGIDDVPEARGDKMSQDSMMKLKGMAVAARSQGKHKQRIWVNISMSGIKIIDEKSGVIEHEHAVNKISFIARDVTDNRAFGYVCGAEGQHQFFAIKTAQQAEPLVIDLKDLFQVIFNMRKKDAEASQKGENGSTVVENGSDSLLSVDEEAKIAQPVEQLDLFGDMSTPPYIQPPAESNDILLLDLSAEVDSNQNCIKGNPFDTSCAPNPWASPQTENPFSSTFGFFPTPDTDPFRDDPLSKSPTQSAPHNSQISLTTTNHSLESTVASISKTIMNGGLNGDSDHLSQQMNGLSNKTMTLTLSDSQWPLGGTMVQGNKNTLLEGSDFGSVLSTQNPFFDMTLKNAPPSNGITNDPQASVSRCKDSVVISPPPQSSKVGRGRRSAKSTSSDLFGADLFAAPTHTEASSAPSDLFNSTPANTAASSIAALGNLQLGPPATTSVAGTGMWGASTPAHSMFPMPGGMPQVTLPGSQPYPQPSAFGGLPISPTAWGQQVPAQFGATPVSPPQAWGQSSHPVSPGAPGWGQPSMSNPFQPGPFHQGPPRPPPRPPVKEAPKVENNAFTALDPLGDKEKKTGKDMFKDFQLAKPPAIPARKGEQGSNTAPAQSSSEEGAFDQYFSNKVGLPQEAADHDDFDINQISAAVNAPKPVAAPAAVPASTPNPSLLDAAFSSTPVTNSSAPASGQGLSQNKFDEAFGAPNPGAFGAPPLTMNTPVAQTSGSSDAFGDAFGNPFA from the exons ATGTCTACAGAGGTGGAGAACAGCACACCTGTTGCTGCTGATCCCAGCGCCCCATCCCCTCCTGCAGCCTCGACCTCTGCAAGCCCGCCCACCTCCCCTGCAATAGCCACATCCAAGACCACATTcaggaaagagaagaagaaag TGCCAGAGAAAACAGATGAGTATCTGCTGGGCAGATTTCAAGGGGATGGTGTGAGGTACAAGGCCAAGCTGATCGGCATTGATGATGTTCCAGAGGCCAGAGGAGACAAGATGAGCCAGGACTCCATGATGAAACTTAAG GGCATGGCAGTAGCTGCTCGATCCCAaggtaaacacaaacagaggatCTGGGTCAACATTTCCATGTCAGGCATCAAGATCATTGATGAGAAATCAGGG GTGATTGAGCATGAACATGCAGTGAATAAGATCTCCTTCATTGCCAGAGATGTAACAGATAACAGGGCATTTGGTTATGTGTGTGGAGCAGAAGGACAGCATCAGTTCTTTGCCATAAAGACTGCCcaacag GCAGAGCCCCTTGTCATCGATCTGAAAGATCTGTTCCAGGTCATCTTCAACATGAGGAAGAAAGATGCAGAGGCTTCACAGAAG GGTGAAAATGGCAGCACAGTAGTTGAG aatggaAGTGACAGTCTGCTAAGTGTTGACGAAGAAGCAAAAATTGCCCAG CCAGTGGAGCAGCTTGACCTTTTTGGTGATATGTCAACCCCTCCATACATCCAGCCTCCAGCT GAGTCAAATGATATTCTCTTGCTGGACTTGTCCGCTGAAGTTGACAGCAATCAGAATTGTATAAAGGGAAACCCCTTTGACACTTCCTGTGCCCCTAACCCTTGGGCATCTCCCCAGACAGAGAATCCCTTTTCCTCGACATTTGGCTTCTTTCCAACCCCAGACACTGACCCATTCAGAGATGACCCCCTTTCTAAATCACCCACCCAATCAGCACCCCATAATTCTCAGATCTCTCTTACCACCACCAATCACAGCTTAGAGAGCACTGTTGCCAGCATTAGTAAGACAATCATGAATGGTGGTCTGAATGGAGACTCTGACCACCTCAGTCAGCAGATGAACGGGTTGTCCAATAAGACCATGACCCTCACTCTCAGTGACAGCCAGTGGCCACTGGGAGGCACAATGGTTCAGGGGAACAAGAATACTTTGTTGGAGGGGAGTGATTTTGGATCGGTTCTCTCTACCCAAAACCCGTTTTTTGACATGACTCTGAAAAATGCCCCCCCTTCTAATGGCATAACAAATGACCCACAAGCCTCAGTATCTCGTTGCAAGGATTCGGTTGTCATTAGCCCACCTCCGCAGAGCTCTAAGGTTGGACGAGGTCGAAGAAGTGCAAAG TCTACATCAAGTGACCTGTTTGGGGCAGATCTGTTTGCTGCTCCTACTCATACTGAGGCGTCATCAGCTCCAAGTGATCTTTTCAACAGTACACCTGCAAATACTGCTGCCTCCTCCATAGCTGCTCTGG GAAATCTTCAGTTAGGTCCTCCTGCTACCACTTCTGTTGCTGGCACAGGCATGTGGGGAGCATCTACCCCTGCACACTCCATGTTCCCCATGCCAGGAGGCATGCCCCAAGTGACACTCCCAGGCTCTCAACCCTACCCTCAGCCATCTGCCTTTGGTGGTCTGCCCATATCACCCACAGCTTGGGGCCAGCAGGTGCCAGCTCAGTTTGGTGCCACGCCTGTCTCCCCGCCCCAAGCTTGGGGTCAGTCTTCACACCCTGTGTCACCTGGTGCTCCAGGTTGGGGTCAGCCCTCCATGTCCAATCCCTTCCAGCCAGGCCCGTTCCACCAGGGTCCTCCACGGCCTCCTCCTAGGCCACCAGTTAAGGAGGCCCCAAAGGTGGAGAATAACGCCTTCACAGCTTTGGACCCCCTTGGAGATAAAGAGAAGAAGACTGGAAAGGACATGTTCAAGGACTTCCAGCTTGCCAAGCCCCCTGCCATCCCAGCAAGGAAAGGGGAGCAGGGCTCCAACACTGCTccagcacagagcagcagtgaAGAAGGGGCATTTGATCAGTACTTTTCCAATAAAGTGGGCTTGCCTCAGGAAGCTGCAGATCACGATGACTTTGACATCAATCAAATCTCAGCTGCTGTAAATG CTCCTAAGCCAGTCGCAGCTCCTGCTGCTGTCCCAGCTTCAACTCCCAACCCCAGCCTTCTAGATGCTGCCTTCTCCTCGACTCCAGTCACAAACAGTTCAGCTCCAGCCTCAGGACAAGGACTCAGTCAGAACAAGTTTGATGAAGCATTTGGGGCTCCAAATCCTGGTGCCTTTGGAGCACCACCCTTAACTATG
- the dab2 gene encoding disabled homolog 2 isoform X2, whose translation MSTEVENSTPVAADPSAPSPPAASTSASPPTSPAIATSKTTFRKEKKKVPEKTDEYLLGRFQGDGVRYKAKLIGIDDVPEARGDKMSQDSMMKLKGMAVAARSQGKHKQRIWVNISMSGIKIIDEKSGVIEHEHAVNKISFIARDVTDNRAFGYVCGAEGQHQFFAIKTAQQAEPLVIDLKDLFQVIFNMRKKDAEASQKGENGSTVVENGSDSLLSVDEEAKIAQPVEQLDLFGDMSTPPYIQPPASTSSDLFGADLFAAPTHTEASSAPSDLFNSTPANTAASSIAALGNLQLGPPATTSVAGTGMWGASTPAHSMFPMPGGMPQVTLPGSQPYPQPSAFGGLPISPTAWGQQVPAQFGATPVSPPQAWGQSSHPVSPGAPGWGQPSMSNPFQPGPFHQGPPRPPPRPPVKEAPKVENNAFTALDPLGDKEKKTGKDMFKDFQLAKPPAIPARKGEQGSNTAPAQSSSEEGAFDQYFSNKVGLPQEAADHDDFDINQISAAVNAPKPVAAPAAVPASTPNPSLLDAAFSSTPVTNSSAPASGQGLSQNKFDEAFGAPNPGAFGAPPLTMNTPVAQTSGSSDAFGDAFGNPFA comes from the exons ATGTCTACAGAGGTGGAGAACAGCACACCTGTTGCTGCTGATCCCAGCGCCCCATCCCCTCCTGCAGCCTCGACCTCTGCAAGCCCGCCCACCTCCCCTGCAATAGCCACATCCAAGACCACATTcaggaaagagaagaagaaag TGCCAGAGAAAACAGATGAGTATCTGCTGGGCAGATTTCAAGGGGATGGTGTGAGGTACAAGGCCAAGCTGATCGGCATTGATGATGTTCCAGAGGCCAGAGGAGACAAGATGAGCCAGGACTCCATGATGAAACTTAAG GGCATGGCAGTAGCTGCTCGATCCCAaggtaaacacaaacagaggatCTGGGTCAACATTTCCATGTCAGGCATCAAGATCATTGATGAGAAATCAGGG GTGATTGAGCATGAACATGCAGTGAATAAGATCTCCTTCATTGCCAGAGATGTAACAGATAACAGGGCATTTGGTTATGTGTGTGGAGCAGAAGGACAGCATCAGTTCTTTGCCATAAAGACTGCCcaacag GCAGAGCCCCTTGTCATCGATCTGAAAGATCTGTTCCAGGTCATCTTCAACATGAGGAAGAAAGATGCAGAGGCTTCACAGAAG GGTGAAAATGGCAGCACAGTAGTTGAG aatggaAGTGACAGTCTGCTAAGTGTTGACGAAGAAGCAAAAATTGCCCAG CCAGTGGAGCAGCTTGACCTTTTTGGTGATATGTCAACCCCTCCATACATCCAGCCTCCAGCT TCTACATCAAGTGACCTGTTTGGGGCAGATCTGTTTGCTGCTCCTACTCATACTGAGGCGTCATCAGCTCCAAGTGATCTTTTCAACAGTACACCTGCAAATACTGCTGCCTCCTCCATAGCTGCTCTGG GAAATCTTCAGTTAGGTCCTCCTGCTACCACTTCTGTTGCTGGCACAGGCATGTGGGGAGCATCTACCCCTGCACACTCCATGTTCCCCATGCCAGGAGGCATGCCCCAAGTGACACTCCCAGGCTCTCAACCCTACCCTCAGCCATCTGCCTTTGGTGGTCTGCCCATATCACCCACAGCTTGGGGCCAGCAGGTGCCAGCTCAGTTTGGTGCCACGCCTGTCTCCCCGCCCCAAGCTTGGGGTCAGTCTTCACACCCTGTGTCACCTGGTGCTCCAGGTTGGGGTCAGCCCTCCATGTCCAATCCCTTCCAGCCAGGCCCGTTCCACCAGGGTCCTCCACGGCCTCCTCCTAGGCCACCAGTTAAGGAGGCCCCAAAGGTGGAGAATAACGCCTTCACAGCTTTGGACCCCCTTGGAGATAAAGAGAAGAAGACTGGAAAGGACATGTTCAAGGACTTCCAGCTTGCCAAGCCCCCTGCCATCCCAGCAAGGAAAGGGGAGCAGGGCTCCAACACTGCTccagcacagagcagcagtgaAGAAGGGGCATTTGATCAGTACTTTTCCAATAAAGTGGGCTTGCCTCAGGAAGCTGCAGATCACGATGACTTTGACATCAATCAAATCTCAGCTGCTGTAAATG CTCCTAAGCCAGTCGCAGCTCCTGCTGCTGTCCCAGCTTCAACTCCCAACCCCAGCCTTCTAGATGCTGCCTTCTCCTCGACTCCAGTCACAAACAGTTCAGCTCCAGCCTCAGGACAAGGACTCAGTCAGAACAAGTTTGATGAAGCATTTGGGGCTCCAAATCCTGGTGCCTTTGGAGCACCACCCTTAACTATG